Proteins from a genomic interval of Epinephelus fuscoguttatus linkage group LG16, E.fuscoguttatus.final_Chr_v1:
- the eloal gene encoding elongin A, like isoform X1 produces the protein MASSSDVVKKVMRFKLQLADTAESASVVKILQKLKDLNITLDILAETGIGKTVNSLRKHEQAGELAKSLVRGWKRLVPKESTSHTEDGDTSERLSVKDKLDGQNCPNNGSLTAEDSNNNCLTSKSQNCSDEALFKTRIRKAGSEKQCEEEKRQKHQNENQDKSCQENQDDVWKKNIHIQDDQTDNSFVSKKKKSDESNRKSGHILLGNKNSEDTHQKSSSDSKETLKSSSDSGGFVSEKGSHKKPKESFSFESCDKHSETSKLAGVRDDRSSERSSEAENKKRKKSSKEKHGTQKYKEESEKDGHPKNKKAKIKHTDVQSDSEGPSLSFESYLNYDVNVVKRKERSAVRKPPKTKKTVKEETTKDHGVKPFRSPVRSINVTSPTKKFKQSVMDLIPFTIPLPAALPEFDSPFSVDYFERKVEKESVFCDVSEDFGVFTGQRLNKKMQVYSGAKTVFLPAMMSLHQQCIRTLQNNINLLYETGGVPFEILEPVLERCTPEQLLRIEEFNPIYIGETDHLWGKHCQRDFKDSKLQEYESWKEMYIRLSEEREMKLKSLTKSIVSAHSRKPQGRQVKMAFIHTVAKPPRDVRIQQEIHGTAVQQPQLRCSVKVQDNRPRPSCNEPSRSSSTSSSNTQDPRKKTRVAPMMAKSLKAFKKQLGRR, from the exons ATGGCCAGCAGCTCTGATGTGGTGAAGAAAGTCATGCGGTTCAAACTTCAGCTGGCGGACACAGCAGAGTCTGCCTCG GTTGTAAAGATTTTGCAGAAACTCAAGGATCTGAATATCACATTAGACATTCTTGCT GAAACTGGAATTGGCAAAACAGTTAACTCCTTGCGCAAACATGAACAGGCTGGAGAATTGGCAAAGTCGCTAGTTAGGGGTTGGAAAAGACTGGTCCCCAAGGAATCCACAAG CCACACAGAGGATGGGGATACATCAGAGAGGTTgtctgttaaagacaaactggACGGCCAAAACTGTCCTAATAATGGAAGTTTGACAGCGGAGGATTCAAACAATAATTGCTTGACATCTAAGAGTCAGAATTGTTCAGACGAGGCTCTCTTCAAAACCAGGATTAGGAAAGCCGGTTCAGAGAAACAATGTgaggaagagaaaagacagaagCACCAGAATGAAAATCAAGACAAAAGTTGCCAAGAAAACCAGGATGATGTCTGGAAAAAGAACATTCACATCCAAGATGATCAAACGGACAATTCATTTGTctccaagaaaaagaaaagtgatgaGAGTAACAGAAAATCAGGACATATTTTGCTTGGAAACAAAAACTCAGAGGACACTCATCAGAAATCCAGCTCTGACTCCAAGGAAACACTGAAAAGCAGCTCTGATAGTGGAGGATTTGTGTCGGAAAAAGGGTCTCATAAGAAACCAAAAGAATCGTTTTCATTTGAGTCCTGTGACAAACACTCTGAGACATCAAAGCTTGCAGGTGTCAGAGATGACAGATCTTCAGAAAGGAGCTCAGAAGccgaaaacaaaaaaaggaaaaaatcaaGTAAAGAGAAGCACGGCACTCAAAAATACAAAGAGGAATCTGAAAAAGACGGgcatccaaaaaacaaaaaggccaAAATAAAGCACACAGATGTACAAAGTGACTCCGAGGGGCCCTCCTTGTCTTTTGAATCGTACTTGAACTATGACGTGAATGTTGtcaagagaaaagaaagatcTGCAGTGAGGAAACCtcccaaaacaaaaaagactgtAAAAGAGGAAACAACAAAAGATCATGGCGTTAAACCTTTCAGATCCCCCGTGAGGTCTATAAATGTTACCTCTCCAACAAAG AAGTTCAAGCAGTCTGTAATGGACCTGATTCCATTTACCATCCCTTTACCTGCTGCTCTGCCTGAATTTGACTCACCATTCAGTGTCGACTACTTTGAGAGGAAAG TTGAGAAAGAGTCTGTTTTCTGTGACGTCTCCGAGGACTTTGGAGTCTTCACTGGTCAACGACTGAACAAAAAGATGCAAGTGTACTCTGGAGCCAAGACCGTCTTCCTCCCAGCCATGATGAGCTTGCACCAACAGTGTATCCGCACCCTCcagaataacattaact TGCTTTATGAAACTGGCGGAGTCCCGTTTGAAATCCTCGAGCCGGTGTTGGAGAGGTGTACACCGGAGCAGCTGCTGCGCATTGAAGAATTCAACCCA ATCTACATTGGAGAGACAGACCACTTATGGGGGAAACATTGTCAGAGGGACTTTAAAGACTCCAAACTTCAGGAGTATGAATCATGGAAAGAGATGTACATCAGGCTGTCTGAGGAGAGGGAAATGAAACTCAAGAGTCTGACAAAAAGCATTGTGTCGGCACATTCTAGAAAACCCCAAG gtcgGCAGGTGAAGATGGCATTTATTCACACTGTTGCCAAGCCACCGAGAGATGTGCGAATTCAGCAGGAAATTCACGGAACTGCTGTTCAGCAGCCTCAGCTCAGGTGCAG TGTCAAGGTTCAGGACAACAGACCAAGGCCCAGTTGTAATGAGCCCAGCAGGTCCAGCAGCACCAGTTCGAGCAATACACAAGACCCTCGCAAAAAAACAA GAGTCGCTCCGATGATGGCAAAGTCCTTAAAGGCGTTTAAGAAGCAGCTGGGACGCAGATGA
- the eloal gene encoding elongin A, like isoform X2 — protein sequence MASSSDVVKKVMRFKLQLADTAESASVVKILQKLKDLNITLDILAETGIGKTVNSLRKHEQAGELAKSLVRGWKRLVPKESTSHTEDGDTSERLSVKDKLDGQNCPNNGSLTAEDSNNNCLTSKSQNCSDEALFKTRIRKAGSEKQCEEEKRQKHQNENQDKSCQENQDDVWKKNIHIQDDQTDNSFVSKKKKSDESNRKSGHILLGNKNSEDTHQKSSSDSKETLKSSSDSGGFVSEKGSHKKPKESFSFESCDKHSETSKLAGVRDDRSSERSSEAENKKRKKSSKEKHGTQKYKEESEKDGHPKNKKAKIKHTDVQSDSEGPSLSFESYLNYDVNVVKRKERSAVRKPPKTKKTVKEETTKDHGVKPFRSPVRSINVTSPTKFKQSVMDLIPFTIPLPAALPEFDSPFSVDYFERKVEKESVFCDVSEDFGVFTGQRLNKKMQVYSGAKTVFLPAMMSLHQQCIRTLQNNINLLYETGGVPFEILEPVLERCTPEQLLRIEEFNPIYIGETDHLWGKHCQRDFKDSKLQEYESWKEMYIRLSEEREMKLKSLTKSIVSAHSRKPQGRQVKMAFIHTVAKPPRDVRIQQEIHGTAVQQPQLRCSVKVQDNRPRPSCNEPSRSSSTSSSNTQDPRKKTRVAPMMAKSLKAFKKQLGRR from the exons ATGGCCAGCAGCTCTGATGTGGTGAAGAAAGTCATGCGGTTCAAACTTCAGCTGGCGGACACAGCAGAGTCTGCCTCG GTTGTAAAGATTTTGCAGAAACTCAAGGATCTGAATATCACATTAGACATTCTTGCT GAAACTGGAATTGGCAAAACAGTTAACTCCTTGCGCAAACATGAACAGGCTGGAGAATTGGCAAAGTCGCTAGTTAGGGGTTGGAAAAGACTGGTCCCCAAGGAATCCACAAG CCACACAGAGGATGGGGATACATCAGAGAGGTTgtctgttaaagacaaactggACGGCCAAAACTGTCCTAATAATGGAAGTTTGACAGCGGAGGATTCAAACAATAATTGCTTGACATCTAAGAGTCAGAATTGTTCAGACGAGGCTCTCTTCAAAACCAGGATTAGGAAAGCCGGTTCAGAGAAACAATGTgaggaagagaaaagacagaagCACCAGAATGAAAATCAAGACAAAAGTTGCCAAGAAAACCAGGATGATGTCTGGAAAAAGAACATTCACATCCAAGATGATCAAACGGACAATTCATTTGTctccaagaaaaagaaaagtgatgaGAGTAACAGAAAATCAGGACATATTTTGCTTGGAAACAAAAACTCAGAGGACACTCATCAGAAATCCAGCTCTGACTCCAAGGAAACACTGAAAAGCAGCTCTGATAGTGGAGGATTTGTGTCGGAAAAAGGGTCTCATAAGAAACCAAAAGAATCGTTTTCATTTGAGTCCTGTGACAAACACTCTGAGACATCAAAGCTTGCAGGTGTCAGAGATGACAGATCTTCAGAAAGGAGCTCAGAAGccgaaaacaaaaaaaggaaaaaatcaaGTAAAGAGAAGCACGGCACTCAAAAATACAAAGAGGAATCTGAAAAAGACGGgcatccaaaaaacaaaaaggccaAAATAAAGCACACAGATGTACAAAGTGACTCCGAGGGGCCCTCCTTGTCTTTTGAATCGTACTTGAACTATGACGTGAATGTTGtcaagagaaaagaaagatcTGCAGTGAGGAAACCtcccaaaacaaaaaagactgtAAAAGAGGAAACAACAAAAGATCATGGCGTTAAACCTTTCAGATCCCCCGTGAGGTCTATAAATGTTACCTCTCCAACAAAG TTCAAGCAGTCTGTAATGGACCTGATTCCATTTACCATCCCTTTACCTGCTGCTCTGCCTGAATTTGACTCACCATTCAGTGTCGACTACTTTGAGAGGAAAG TTGAGAAAGAGTCTGTTTTCTGTGACGTCTCCGAGGACTTTGGAGTCTTCACTGGTCAACGACTGAACAAAAAGATGCAAGTGTACTCTGGAGCCAAGACCGTCTTCCTCCCAGCCATGATGAGCTTGCACCAACAGTGTATCCGCACCCTCcagaataacattaact TGCTTTATGAAACTGGCGGAGTCCCGTTTGAAATCCTCGAGCCGGTGTTGGAGAGGTGTACACCGGAGCAGCTGCTGCGCATTGAAGAATTCAACCCA ATCTACATTGGAGAGACAGACCACTTATGGGGGAAACATTGTCAGAGGGACTTTAAAGACTCCAAACTTCAGGAGTATGAATCATGGAAAGAGATGTACATCAGGCTGTCTGAGGAGAGGGAAATGAAACTCAAGAGTCTGACAAAAAGCATTGTGTCGGCACATTCTAGAAAACCCCAAG gtcgGCAGGTGAAGATGGCATTTATTCACACTGTTGCCAAGCCACCGAGAGATGTGCGAATTCAGCAGGAAATTCACGGAACTGCTGTTCAGCAGCCTCAGCTCAGGTGCAG TGTCAAGGTTCAGGACAACAGACCAAGGCCCAGTTGTAATGAGCCCAGCAGGTCCAGCAGCACCAGTTCGAGCAATACACAAGACCCTCGCAAAAAAACAA GAGTCGCTCCGATGATGGCAAAGTCCTTAAAGGCGTTTAAGAAGCAGCTGGGACGCAGATGA
- the lrrc1 gene encoding leucine-rich repeat-containing protein 1: MFHCIPLWRCNRHVEMIDKRHCSLLYVPDEIYRYGRSLEELLLDANQLRDLPKPFFQLVKLRKLGLSDNEIQRLPPEIANFMQLVELDVSRNDIMEIPESISYCKALQVADFSGNPLTRLPESFPELRNLTCLSINDISLQVLPDNIGNLSNLVSLELRENLLTFLPESLSMLHRLEELDLGNNELYSLPESIGCLVSLKDLWLDGNQLVEIPSEMGSMKSLLCLDVSENKLERLPEELGGLVSLTDLMVSQNLIDALPESIGKLRKLSILKADQNRLTYLPENIGNCESLTELVLTENQLQSLPRSVGKLKRLSNFNCDRNQLTSLPKEIGGCNGLNVFCVRENRLTRIPSELSQATELHVLDVSGNRLTHLPLSLTTLRLKALWLSENQSQPLLTFQTDEDPDTGEKVLTCVLLPQQPCEPDNKGSDNLARCGALESLVNEMADDTWDNKAVNRISAIHFLDDDEEDDDDKGTLLRRATPHPGELKTMKKAAENLRNDLNAAKGLDSNKNEVNNAADRVTTSV, encoded by the exons ATGTTTCACTGTATACCCCTGTGGCGGTGCAACCGTCATGTTGAGATGATCGATAAACGCCACTGCTCCCTGTTGTATGTGCCCGATGAGATTTACCGCTACGGACGGAGTttggaggagctgctgctggatgCCAACCAACTCCGAGACTTGCCCAAG CCATTTTTCCAGCTGGTGAAACTAAGAAAACTTGGCCTGAGTGACAACGAGATCCAGAGACTTCCACCAGAAATAGCCAACTTCATGCAGCTGGTAGAACTGGACGTCTCTCGAAATG atatTATGGAAATTCCAGAGAGCATTTCGTACTGCAAAGCCCTCCAAGTGGCAGATTTCAGTGGAAATCCATTAACAAG attacCTGAAAGCTTTCCAGAGCTACGGAATCTAACATGCCTTtccatcaatgatatttcattGCAAGTTCTTCCAGATAACATTGGAAA CCTTTCCAATTTGGTATCACTAGAACTCAGAGAAAATCTGCTGACATTCCTACCAGA GTCACTATCTATGCTCCACAGACTTGAAGAGCTTGACCTAGGAAATAATGAACTGTACAGTTTG CCAGAGTCAATAGGCTGTCTTGTCAGCTTAAAGGACTTGTGGCTGGACGGAAACCAGTTGGTCGAAATCCCCTCG GAGATGGGCAGCATGAAAAGCCTGTTGTGTCTGGATGTGTCAGAAAACAAATTGGAGCGACTTCCGGAGGAGTTAGGAGGCCTGGTGTCGCTCACTGACCTGATGGTGTCTCAGAACCTCATTGATGCACTCCCAGAAAGCATTG GAAAACTAAGGAAACTGTCTATATTGAAAGCCGATCAGAACAGGCTAACTTATCTTCCAGAGAACATTGGCAACTGTGAAAGCCTGACTGAACTTGTGCTCACAGAGAACCAGCTACAG AGTTTGCCGAGGAGCGTTGGGAAATTAAAGCGACTTTCCAACTTCAACTGTGACAGAAACCAGCTAACGTCATTACCTAAGGAG ATTGGCGGCTGCAACGGTCTGAATGTCTTCTGCGTACGGGAGAACAGATTGACAAGGATACCGTCAGAGCTGTCACAAGCCACAGAACTGCACGTGCTCGACGTCTCTGGAAATAG gctCACCCACTTACCACTGTCACTGACCACGCTACGACTCAAAGCCCTGTGGTTGTCAGAGAACCAGTCGCAGCCTCTCCTCACCTTTCAGACCGATGAGGATCCTGACACGGGCGAGAAggtgctcacctgtgtgctgctgcCTCAACAGCCATGTGAACCGGACAATAAAG GCTCTGATAATCTCGCACGCTGTGGAGCCCTGGAGAGCCTGGTCAATGAGATGGCAGATGACACGTGGGACAACAAAGCCGTGAACAGGATCAGTGCCATTCACTTtctggatgatgatgaggaggacgATGATGATAAG GGAACACTACTTCGACGGGCCACGCCTCACCCCGGCGAGCTGAAGACGATGAAGAAAGCAGCCGAGAACCTCCGCAACGACCTGAACGCTGCCAAAGGCCTGGACTCCAACAAAAACGAGGTCAATAACGCTGCAGACAGAGTGACCACGTCTGTGTGA